One genomic region from Oncorhynchus gorbuscha isolate QuinsamMale2020 ecotype Even-year linkage group LG13, OgorEven_v1.0, whole genome shotgun sequence encodes:
- the LOC123992508 gene encoding extracellular calcium-sensing receptor-like, translating into MAHLSARLLLLGLLLWASWVCSTTPQDGCTFLGEEETSSFYQEGDVVLGGLFPLHYSPVSSVTSFQWEPQQTTYDFSARALRWMETMMFAVKEINQRRDLLPHLTLGFHIRDSCDHVPVSLRGSLLLVNGQPEWGADYRGAGQGPGSDCTAVRRAVSPVIIGDAASGVSMAVLRTLGSFQIPLVSYFASCSCLSDQKQFPTFMRTMPSDAFQIRALARLVRYFHWTWVGVIGVESDYARFAIQLFLQESVHFGMCAAYVHFYPVVLTQHAVGQLVDTIQGSSSRVLLNFSGESELRSILRECLHRNVTGLQLIASEAWATSKSLWREFGDLLTGTLGFGIRKADVIPGLKDFLTRLGPSHGRQSAFLAEFWEETFNCRVNDSLNTHTHSVSYLDREPCSGREVLGDVYTPFADVSQLRVSYNVYKAVYLIAHALQDMTNCVAGQGPFINGTCGDPKHVKPWQLLHYMKQVKFSTLGEEVSFDHNGDPIASYDLMNWQRGQDGSLRLVKVGFYDASLADGRDLVINESVIQWPVGKQAARSVCSESCPPGTRVARRKGEPVCCFDCIPCAEGEVSNQTDSLNCIRCSDVTWPNEARDHCVPKTMEFLSYQESMGVVLCVVSILGACASLSVLAVFVANRHTPIVRGNNMELSFLLLLFLSICFLIGLLFIGEPSDWLCQIRYPAFGVSFALCISCLLAKTMVVLMAFRATLPGRDVMRWFGHAQQRASVVLCTAVQGLICLIWLLTTPPYTNLNTGHISSVIIIDCAMGSEVAFWCVLGYIGLLACMCFIMAFLARKLPDNFNEAKFITFSMLIFFAVWITFIPVYVSTAGKYTVAVHVFAILASAFGLLVCIFAPKCYIVVLRPEKNSRKHMMLKG; encoded by the exons ATGGCGCACCTCTCTGCCAGACTCCTGCTGCTGGGGCTTCTTCTGTGGGCCAGTTGGGTTTGCTCTACCACACCCCAGGACGGGTGCACTTTCCTGGGGGAAGAAGAGACGAGCAGCTTCTATCAAGAGGGAGACGTGGTTCTTGGGGGCTTGTTCCCGCTCCACTATAGTCCTGTGTCCTCTGTGACATCATTTCAATGGGAACCGCAACAGACTACATATGA TTTCAGTGCCAGGGCCCTGCGTTGGATGGAGACCATGATGTTCGCAGTGAAAGAGATCAACCAACGAAGGGACCTGCTCCCACACCTGACACTGGGGTTCCATATCCGCGACAGCTGTGACCATGTGCCTGTGTCGCTGAGAGGCTCCCTGCTGCTGGTCAACGGGCAGCCAGAATGGGGGGCAGACTACAGGGGAGCAGGTCAGGGTCCAGGTTCGGACTGCACCGCTGTACGCAGGGCTGTATCCCCTGTTATCATAGGAGATGCCGCCTCTGGGGTGTCTATGGCTGTGCTCAGAACTCTGGGCTCCTTTCAAATACCCCTG GTGAGCTACTTTGCGTCCTGCAGCTGCCTGAGTGACCAGAAGCAGTTCCCTACGTTCATGCGCACCATGCCCAGTGATGCCTTTCAGATAAGAGCCCTGGCTCGCCTGGTACGCTACTTCCACTGGACCTGGGTGGGCGTCATCGGGGTGGAGTCTGACTATGCACGTTTTGCCATCCAGTTGTTTCTACAGGAGTCCGTTCACTTTGGGATGTGTGCTGCCTACGTCCACTTCTACCCAGTGGTCCTTACCCAGCATGCTGTGGGACAGCTAGTGGACACTATCCAG GGGTCATCCTCCCGAGTCCTCCTGAATTTCTCCGGCGAGTCAGAGCTTCGGAGTATCCTCAGGGAGTGTCTCCATCGGAATGTCACAGGGCTGCAACTGATCGCCAGCGAGGCCTGGGCCACCTCCAAGTCCCTGTGGAGAGAGTTTGGAGATCTCCTGACAGGAACACTGGGATTTGGAATACGGAAGGCTGATGTTATTCCCGGACTCAAAGACTTCCTGACCAGACTAGGACCATCCCACGGACGTCAGTCGGCTTTCCTGGCAGAGTTCTGGGAAGAGACATTCAACTGTAGAGTGAACGAttccttaaacacacacactcactctgtcaGTTACCTGGACAGAGAGCCCTGTAGTGGAAGAGAGGTTCTGGGGGATGTGTACACACCCTTTGCCGATGTGAGCCAACTCAGAGTATCCTATAATGTGTATAAGGCTGTGTATCTCATCGCCCATGCCCTGCAGGATATGACCAACTGTGTGGCTGGGCAGGGGCCTTTTATCAATGGCACCTGTGGGGACCCAAAGCATGTTAAACCATGGCAG CTACTACATTACATGAAGCAGGTGAAGTTTTCCACACTCGGGGAGGAGGTCAGCTTTGACCACAACGGTGACCCCATCGCTTCCTATGACCTCATGAACTGGCAGAGGGGGCAGGATGGCTCCCTGCGATTAGTTAAAGTGGGGTTCTATGACGCCTCATTGGCCGATGGCAGAGACCTGGTCATAAATGAGTCAGTGATTCAGTGGCCTGTAGGAAAGCAG GCAGCTCGATCAGTGTGCAGTGAGAGCTGTCCCCCAGGCACCcgtgtagccaggaggaagggGGAGCCTGTCTGCTGCTTCGACTGCATCCCCTGTGCTGAGGGGGAGGTCAGCAATCAAACTG ATTCTTTAAACTGCATACGCTGCTCTGACGTCACGTGGCCAAACGAGGCCAGAGACCACTGTGTTCCAAAGACCATGGAGTTCCTGTCCTATCAGGAGTCCATGGGTGTCGTCCTGTGTGTGGTATCCATTCTTGGGGCCTGTGCCTCACTCTCTGTCTTGGCGGTGTTTGTTGCCAACCGACACACTCCCATCGTCCGCGGCAACAACATGGAGCTGagcttccttctcctcctcttcctttccatctgctTCCTGATTGGACTGTTGTTCATCGGGGAGCCCTCAGATTGGCTGTGCCAGATCCGGTACCCAGCGTTCGGGGTGAGCTTTGCCCTCTGCATCTCCTGCCTCCTTGCCAAGACCATGGTGGTCCTCATGGCCTTCAGGGCCACCCTGCCAGGACGTGATGTCATGAGGTGGTTTGGCCATGCCCAGCAGAGAgccagtgttgtgttgtgcactgcCGTCCAG GGACTGATCTGTCTCATCTGGCTGCTGACCACACCTCCCTACACCAACCTCAACACCGGCCACATCAGCTCTGTCATCATCATCGACTGTGCCATGGGATCAGAAGTTGCCTTCTGGTGCGTTCTGGGATACATCGGCCTCTTGGCCTGCATGTGCTTCATCATGGCCTTTCTGGCCCGGAAACTGCCGGACAACTTCAACGAGGCCAAGTTCATCACCTTCAGCATGCTGATCTTCTTTGCTGTATGGATAACCTTTATCCC